Part of the Pseudodesulfovibrio mercurii genome is shown below.
AGCTGGCCGAGCTTGGGAGTGATCTCCCCGCCCTTTTCCTTGTTCAGGCTCTCGGACAGCTCATGGATGATCGCCATGGCCTTGGATATGTAGATGCCCTTCTTGGCATAGTCCCTGTTGTCGATTTCCCGCTTCGCCTGCTTGAGGAACTTGATCGCCGCCTCATAGAGCATGAGGAGCAGTTCCCCCTGGGTGGTGGTTTCGATCTGGGTCGCCAGGTATGCCTTCGCTGGGTTGGCCATCAATTACTCCTCGCTATTCAAGCTGTTCCAATGCCGCTTCAAGCTGCCCCTGCTGGAGCTCGTACTGGCCGAGCAGCGAGTCGAGCCGGGCGTACTTCAAGCGCAGGTTCCGTTCCAGTTTTTCGATCCTGGTCTCCTCCCAGGCGATCTTCTCGTCGATGGAGTCCATGATGTCGTTGTAGTTGTTCTGCAGGACCGCCAGGGGGCCGCCGTCGTAGGTGAACTTGTTGTACGGCTTGGTCAGTTCGGTCAGCTCGTCGATCATCTCGGTGGCCTTGCCCGCCTTGACCGCTATCTGGCCCTCGTAGGTCCCGGCCGCCGTGTTGTTCAGCCTGAGCGCCATACCCTTGGCGTCGCCGGTCAGGCCGGTGATCTCCCAGCCCGAGACCGCGGCGTCCTCGCCGTTGATGGTCGCGCTGAGAATCTGGGTGCCGTCGCTGACCACCTGGATGTCGTACTCGCCCGGCATGGTCGTGCCGTCGATGAGCGAGGTGAAGGTGAAGTCCGTGGTCCGGCTGACCCCTGTGGGCTCCAGGGCGAAGAGTTCGGCCACGGCCGTGGGGTCCTCGGACAGGGCCTCCTCGAGCTGCTCGTAGTCGATGGTCAGCAGCCCGTAGGTGGCCGAGCCCTGTTCGGCGTCGGTCAGGATGCCGAGCTGGGACAGGGCCGAGTACTTGTCGCCCGACAGGGTGTCCTCGTCCCAGGGACTGAAGCCCACGCCGATGTTGGCCGTGATGTTCTTCAGGTTCTGGGAGACGATGTCGATGCCGTAGTTGCCGGTCAGGATGGACCCCTCGCCCTCGTCGTCCACCTGGGTCAGGGCGATGATCTGGGCCCGGATGACGTTGACCGATTCCACGAAGGTGCCGATGTTGTCCACGATGGAGTCGGTGTCCGTGGTCACGGTCAGGCTGATGGTGGAGTCCGGGTCCGCCTCCTTGAGATTCAGGGTGATGCCCTGAATGATGTCGTCCACGGTGTTGGAGCCGCGTTCGATCCAGCCCGCGTTGGAGGCCGGGAAGCCGTCCACGCGGATCTGGCTGTTCTGGGCGTTCTGGGTCTCGGTGAAGCTGCCCGCGCCGAACATGATCGAGCCCGCGTTGGAGATGACCAGCTGGTTGTCTGCGCCCAGCCCCTTGCCCGACAGCTGGAGGTGGTACGAGGTCCCGTCGAAGAGCGTCGCGGCCTGGATGATCCCCCGCGAATCCGGGTGGTTGTTGATCAGGTTGACGAAGCCCTGCAGGGTCGTGCCCGCCGAGATGTCGTCGATGGTCACGGACTCGCCGCCGTAGGAAAAAGTGAAGGAGGTGTCGGCGGAGGTGATGACCGCGTCCAGGGAGCTCGCCCCGGAGCTGGTGATCAGGATGTCGTTGGTGGCCAGTTGGTTGATGACCACGGAGTGGGTGGATTCCAGGGCCTCGGCGTCGGCCGAGGCGGTCAGCAGGTTGGTGTTGGAGCTGCCCACGGCCTTGGTCATGAACTCATTGAGGGTGTCCATGCCCTCCAGGGTGGTCTTCAGGCTGAGCAGCTGGGTGTTGAGCTCCTGGAACTGCTCGTTCTTGGCCTCCCAGGTGGCCTTCCAGTTCTCCAGCCGCGTGACACGGGTCCGCTCGACATCGACGAGCCCGTCGATGAGCGTGTTGAAGTCCGTCCCGTTGCCCAGGCCGGTAAAGTTGATGGAACCCGATGTATACGTGCTGTCTGCCATGGCTGCATCCTTGATCGGAAGTTTTTTCCCATTCCATTAGGTATGAAATGGTCTGCAAACCTGATGCCACGGTGGTAATATAAAAATATCCAGTAAAAACAATGGGCCGGACCCCAAAGGAGCCCGGCCCGAAAGTCGCCTTGAAGCGATGCGATGACTGCCTAGCCGAGCAGGGACAGGGCCATTCTCGGCATGCTGTTGGCCTGGGCCAGCATGGAGACAGCCGACTGGGTCAGAATCTGGTTGCGCACGAATTCGGTCATCTCGGTGGCCACGTCCACGTCGGAGATGCGGGATTCGGCGGCCTGGACGTTCTCGGCCTGGATTTCCAGGACGGTCACGGTGTTTTCCAGGCGGTTCTGCAGCGAACCGAGGTTGGCGCGGATCTTATCCTTGGAGATGATCGCGTTGTTCAGGACGTCCAGGGCCTGCTGCGCCAGCTGCTGGGTGGAGATGGAGCGGCCGGCGGTACCGGTGGCGCCGAGACCGACACCGAGAGCGGAGGCCGTGGCCGTGCCGATCTGGATGTAGTAGTAGTCTTCCGCGCAGTCGTTGCCGGTGCCGAAGTGGACCTTCAGCTTGCCGGTGGCCTTGAGGCCGGAACCGTCGTGGGTCGCGCCGGACAGGGCGCCGTTGAGCAGGTAGATGCCGTTGAAGTCGGTGGAGTTGGCGATACGGGTGATTTCCGAGGCCATGGCCTGGTACTCGGAGTCGATGATCAGGCGCTGGTCGGAGTTGTAGGTACCCGTGGAGGCCTGCATGGCCAGTTCCTTCATACGGATCAGCTTTTCATCGATGACGCCGAGCGCGCCGTCCGCCGTCTGGATGAGGGAGATGGCGTCGTTGGCGTTGCGGATGCCCTGCTGCAGGGAGCTGATGTCGGCACGCATCAATTCGCGGACGGCCAGACCGGCGGCGTCGTCGGCGGACTGGGTGATGCGCAGACCCGAGGACAGGCGACGGGTGGACGTTTCCAGGTTGCCGTAGGACACACCCAGGTTGCGCGCAGCGTTCATCGCCATCAAGTTGTGGTTGATAACCAGGGACATAATTTCCTCCTTGAAATTGTTTTGGCTTCCATGCCTAGGTCTTACCCCGGTCGGTCACATGCCGCCGGGAAACCTTTCTTTTGTTGCCCACTTCATCGGCGACGGCGAAGAAAACTTTAGGTTGCGTGAACGATTTTTTACGTCCCTGAACGTGGAAAGGAAAAACGGCCCCGAGCGCGGCCCGGAGCCGTCTTCACGACAGCCCGCAAAGGGCGGTGTGCGCCGCAGGATTGCGCCGAGAGTATGCGGTGATTATTGGAGAAAAACTGCCGATAGGCAGGAACTGCCGGGGTCAGGCAAAGGTCTCGCGGACAACATCAAGAAGCCTTTGCAACCGGTGTTCGTAGGTGTGTTCGGCCAGGATGCGCCGGGCCGCGGCCCGGACCACAGCCGTGCGCGCCGCCGGGTCGGCCGCGAACCGTTGGGCCAGGTCCGGAATCTCCTCCACGCTACGGTAGACCGCGGCCTCGCGGTCCAGATCGAAGAGGTCCTCCATCTGCTCGCGGTGGTCGGTCAGCAGGAAGCCGCCGCAGGCCGGGACGTCGAAGACCCGCTGGTTGACCGCGCCCTTCATCTGGCGGCTGGTGCAGTTGAAGTTGATCTTCGAGCGCGGGTAGAAGCGGGGCAGGTCCGCGTAGTAATCCAGTGGCGGCAGGAGCCGCGCGTCCGCCCCGTCCAGGAGCCCGGCCCAGCCGTCGTCGCCCACGATGAGCGGGGAAAAGGGCAGGGTGGCCCGCACGC
Proteins encoded:
- the fliD gene encoding flagellar filament capping protein FliD, producing MADSTYTSGSINFTGLGNGTDFNTLIDGLVDVERTRVTRLENWKATWEAKNEQFQELNTQLLSLKTTLEGMDTLNEFMTKAVGSSNTNLLTASADAEALESTHSVVINQLATNDILITSSGASSLDAVITSADTSFTFSYGGESVTIDDISAGTTLQGFVNLINNHPDSRGIIQAATLFDGTSYHLQLSGKGLGADNQLVISNAGSIMFGAGSFTETQNAQNSQIRVDGFPASNAGWIERGSNTVDDIIQGITLNLKEADPDSTISLTVTTDTDSIVDNIGTFVESVNVIRAQIIALTQVDDEGEGSILTGNYGIDIVSQNLKNITANIGVGFSPWDEDTLSGDKYSALSQLGILTDAEQGSATYGLLTIDYEQLEEALSEDPTAVAELFALEPTGVSRTTDFTFTSLIDGTTMPGEYDIQVVSDGTQILSATINGEDAAVSGWEITGLTGDAKGMALRLNNTAAGTYEGQIAVKAGKATEMIDELTELTKPYNKFTYDGGPLAVLQNNYNDIMDSIDEKIAWEETRIEKLERNLRLKYARLDSLLGQYELQQGQLEAALEQLE
- a CDS encoding flagellin, which encodes MSLVINHNLMAMNAARNLGVSYGNLETSTRRLSSGLRITQSADDAAGLAVRELMRADISSLQQGIRNANDAISLIQTADGALGVIDEKLIRMKELAMQASTGTYNSDQRLIIDSEYQAMASEITRIANSTDFNGIYLLNGALSGATHDGSGLKATGKLKVHFGTGNDCAEDYYYIQIGTATASALGVGLGATGTAGRSISTQQLAQQALDVLNNAIISKDKIRANLGSLQNRLENTVTVLEIQAENVQAAESRISDVDVATEMTEFVRNQILTQSAVSMLAQANSMPRMALSLLG